From Anopheles arabiensis isolate DONGOLA chromosome 3, AaraD3, whole genome shotgun sequence, a single genomic window includes:
- the LOC120900483 gene encoding myotubularin-related protein 14 isoform X1, translating into MNCEILPQDIQSLLEYFAKNMYRAKDCENGNDVMHRCNVLLQQDYSVIEISNSTGELSSHYPSTLLIPEYEYKSLSSSGSAGINNTQAPTYAAGGPNNGYASINDYLTRTGQQPQTPQQQQTSVPTVGPGQQQQQQQTIYETTYDGNKLRDLINKARFARCRARFPLPVILYKGKYICRSATLSGGPEIYGRSGLDYLFYSLDSTATSPTLDEEAYEARETSLPEDTFEEPITNSDWQLFDRVRSQDIKLLKTLNVGTIVDFMVEKKKVKFGMNVTSSEKVDKENRYAEFKIVSLPYPGCEFFRDYRDNNYSGEGLVFDWSQAHVDANIGVPDDTVAAQLQIDWDNYKDWDLVKITQNYLKLLLRYLQDSSSGLLIHCISGWDRTPLFVSLLRLSLWADGAIHQSLSAAQILYFTIAYDWLLFGHNLPDRLNKGEVIFFFCFYALKYIAEDEYSILGQRYKSKHSSGSSSIGVIRTDSESMLDGILLDGESRGSSVSLNSTCSCLSGRSSSQHDTQTCISVGGNGAISGGGSGGGINVTIGGSSIQHHATSGSRPIVGVHNSHDDSLNASNGNGWLAHSHDSNSSIGCISNDSTTNLSNHCAWSPQPNRTSPVSVPVASRLRQRQESTSSLSVGSWQMISGTGSLRSTDSATELHHAASQHQPHHHHHHHNPHHHHHHHNNHHQQQQQQQHQPQFHNVYSNNVYGNSHAVGGGTISSDTIATTPNANQHLHHGVGHTAGQPPPPPSGPPHLHPMQQSQDSSCCTLLDDECFSSSYSHDFYAMRRERLNQVRTLFYNCYYSTIAFKFKSVPDSALGSLLGNFAEKVGLAHRTSV; encoded by the exons ATCCCAGCACCCTGCTGATACCGGAGTACGAGTACAAAAGTCTCTCCAGCAGTGGCAGCGCGGGCATCAACAATACTCAGGCACCAACCTATGCCGCCGGTGGTCCGAACAATGGGTACGCCAGCATCAATGATTATCTTACCCGCACGGGACAGCAGCCACAaacgccgcagcagcagcaaacttcCGTACCAACTGTCGGTccagggcagcagcagcagcagcagcaaaccatCTACGAGACGACGTACGATGGGAACAAGCTGCGCGATCTTATTAACAAGGCACGGTTTGCCCGCTGCCGGGCCCGGTTTCCGCTGCCGGTCATACTGTACAAGGGCAAGTACATCTGCCGGTCGGCTACGCTGTCCGGTGGGCCGGAGATTTACGGACGGTCCGGGTTAGATTACCTCTTCTATAGCCTAGACTCAACTGCTACCTCACCGACGTTAGATG AGGAAGCGTACGAAGCGCGCGAAACGTCACTGCCGGAGGACACGTTCGAGGAACCGATCACGAACAGCGACTGGCAGCTGTTCGACCGGGTGCGCAGCCAGGACATAAAGCTGCTGAAAACGCTAAACGTCGGCACGATCGTCGACTTCATggtggagaagaagaaggtaaaGTTCGGCATGAACGTGACCTCGTCGGAGAAGGTGGACAAGGAGAACCGGTACGCCGAGTTCAAGATCGTCTCGCTGCCGTACCCGGGCTGCGAGTTTTTCCGCGACTACCGCGACAACAACTACTCCGGCGAGGGGCTCGTCTTCGACTGGTCGCAGGCACACGTGGACGCGAACATTGGCGTGCCGGACGATACGGTGGCGGCCCAGCTCCAGATCGACTGGGACAACTACAAGGACTGGGATCTGGTGAAGATCACGCAGAACTacctgaagctgctgctgcgctacCTGCAGGACAGCAGCTCCGGGTTGCTCATCCACTGCATCAGCGGCTGGGACCGGACGCCACTGTTTGTGTCGCTGTtgcgcctgtcgctgtgggcCGACGGTGCCATCCACCAGTCGCTGAGTGCGGCCCAGATCCTTTACTTTACCATCGCGTACGATTGGCTGCTGTTCGGGCACAATCTGCCCGACCGGCTCAACAAGGGCGAGGtgatatttttcttctgcttctacGCCTTAAAGTATATTGCCGAGGATGAGTACAGCATTTTGGGGCAACG atATAAAAGTAAGCATAGCAGCGGAAGCAGTAGCATAGGCGTGATACGGACGGACAGTGAATCAATGCTCGACGGTATACTGCTCGACGGGGAAAGTAGAGGCTCGAGCGTTTCCCTCAACTCGACGTGCAGCTGCCTGAGTGGGCGAAGCTCGTCCCAGCACGATACGCAAACGTGCATTAGTGTCGGTGGCAACGGTGCAATCAGTGGTGgtggcagcggtggtggtATCAATGTTACGATCGGTGGTTCAAGCATCCAGCATCATGCAACGAGCGGTAGCCGGCCAATTGTCGGTGTGCACAACTCGCACGATGACAGTTTAAACGCGAGCAATGG CAATGGCTGGTTAGCGCATAGTCACGATAGTAATAGCAGTATTGGATGCATATCGAACGATAGTACTACTAATCTCAGTAATCATTGCGCTTGGTCACCGCAACCGAACAG AACTAGTCCCGTCTCAGTGCCGGTGGCGAGCCGATTAAGACAGCGTCAGGAGTCGACGTCCTCCCTGTCCGTCGGCAGCTGGCAGATGATATCTGGCACCGGCAGCCTTCGCAGCACGGACTCGGCCACGGAATTGCACCATGCTGCCAGCCAACACCAgccgcaccatcatcatcatcaccataaccctcaccaccaccatcatcaccataataaccatcatcagcagcagcaacaacaacaacaccagccaCAGTTCCACAATGTATATAGCAATAACGTTTACGGCAACAGCCATGCTGTCGGTGGCGGAACAATATCCTCAGACACGATCGCCACGACGCCGAATGCGAATCAGCACCTGCATCATGGCGTAGGACATACAGCTGGtcaacctcctcctcctccttctggGCCACCTCATCTGCACCCGATGCAACAATCGCAAGACTCGAGCTGCTGCACACTGCTCGACGACGAATGTTTCAGCTCGTCCTACAGTCACGATTTCTACGCAAT GCGTCGTGAACGGCTGAATCAAGTGCGAACATTGTTCTACAACTGCTACTACTCGACAATCgcattcaaattcaaatccgTACCGGACTCGGCGCTCGGCAGCCTGCTCGGGAACTTTGCGGAGAAGGTAGGACTTGCCCACCGGACCTCGGTTTAG
- the LOC120900483 gene encoding myotubularin-related protein 14 isoform X2: MNCEILPQDIQSLLEYFAKNMYRAKDCENGNDVMHRCNVLLQQDYSVIEISNSTGELSSHYPSTLLIPEYEYKSLSSSGSAGINNTQAPTYAAGGPNNGYASINDYLTRTGQQPQTPQQQQTSVPTVGPGQQQQQQQTIYETTYDGNKLRDLINKARFARCRARFPLPVILYKGKYICRSATLSGGPEIYGRSGLDYLFYSLDSTATSPTLDEEAYEARETSLPEDTFEEPITNSDWQLFDRVRSQDIKLLKTLNVGTIVDFMVEKKKVKFGMNVTSSEKVDKENRYAEFKIVSLPYPGCEFFRDYRDNNYSGEGLVFDWSQAHVDANIGVPDDTVAAQLQIDWDNYKDWDLVKITQNYLKLLLRYLQDSSSGLLIHCISGWDRTPLFVSLLRLSLWADGAIHQSLSAAQILYFTIAYDWLLFGHNLPDRLNKGEVIFFFCFYALKYIAEDEYSILGQRYKSKHSSGSSSIGVIRTDSESMLDGILLDGESRGSSVSLNSTCSCLSGRSSSQHDTQTCISVGGNGAISGGGSGGGINVTIGGSSIQHHATSGSRPIVGVHNSHDDSLNASNGTSPVSVPVASRLRQRQESTSSLSVGSWQMISGTGSLRSTDSATELHHAASQHQPHHHHHHHNPHHHHHHHNNHHQQQQQQQHQPQFHNVYSNNVYGNSHAVGGGTISSDTIATTPNANQHLHHGVGHTAGQPPPPPSGPPHLHPMQQSQDSSCCTLLDDECFSSSYSHDFYAMRRERLNQVRTLFYNCYYSTIAFKFKSVPDSALGSLLGNFAEKVGLAHRTSV; encoded by the exons ATCCCAGCACCCTGCTGATACCGGAGTACGAGTACAAAAGTCTCTCCAGCAGTGGCAGCGCGGGCATCAACAATACTCAGGCACCAACCTATGCCGCCGGTGGTCCGAACAATGGGTACGCCAGCATCAATGATTATCTTACCCGCACGGGACAGCAGCCACAaacgccgcagcagcagcaaacttcCGTACCAACTGTCGGTccagggcagcagcagcagcagcagcaaaccatCTACGAGACGACGTACGATGGGAACAAGCTGCGCGATCTTATTAACAAGGCACGGTTTGCCCGCTGCCGGGCCCGGTTTCCGCTGCCGGTCATACTGTACAAGGGCAAGTACATCTGCCGGTCGGCTACGCTGTCCGGTGGGCCGGAGATTTACGGACGGTCCGGGTTAGATTACCTCTTCTATAGCCTAGACTCAACTGCTACCTCACCGACGTTAGATG AGGAAGCGTACGAAGCGCGCGAAACGTCACTGCCGGAGGACACGTTCGAGGAACCGATCACGAACAGCGACTGGCAGCTGTTCGACCGGGTGCGCAGCCAGGACATAAAGCTGCTGAAAACGCTAAACGTCGGCACGATCGTCGACTTCATggtggagaagaagaaggtaaaGTTCGGCATGAACGTGACCTCGTCGGAGAAGGTGGACAAGGAGAACCGGTACGCCGAGTTCAAGATCGTCTCGCTGCCGTACCCGGGCTGCGAGTTTTTCCGCGACTACCGCGACAACAACTACTCCGGCGAGGGGCTCGTCTTCGACTGGTCGCAGGCACACGTGGACGCGAACATTGGCGTGCCGGACGATACGGTGGCGGCCCAGCTCCAGATCGACTGGGACAACTACAAGGACTGGGATCTGGTGAAGATCACGCAGAACTacctgaagctgctgctgcgctacCTGCAGGACAGCAGCTCCGGGTTGCTCATCCACTGCATCAGCGGCTGGGACCGGACGCCACTGTTTGTGTCGCTGTtgcgcctgtcgctgtgggcCGACGGTGCCATCCACCAGTCGCTGAGTGCGGCCCAGATCCTTTACTTTACCATCGCGTACGATTGGCTGCTGTTCGGGCACAATCTGCCCGACCGGCTCAACAAGGGCGAGGtgatatttttcttctgcttctacGCCTTAAAGTATATTGCCGAGGATGAGTACAGCATTTTGGGGCAACG atATAAAAGTAAGCATAGCAGCGGAAGCAGTAGCATAGGCGTGATACGGACGGACAGTGAATCAATGCTCGACGGTATACTGCTCGACGGGGAAAGTAGAGGCTCGAGCGTTTCCCTCAACTCGACGTGCAGCTGCCTGAGTGGGCGAAGCTCGTCCCAGCACGATACGCAAACGTGCATTAGTGTCGGTGGCAACGGTGCAATCAGTGGTGgtggcagcggtggtggtATCAATGTTACGATCGGTGGTTCAAGCATCCAGCATCATGCAACGAGCGGTAGCCGGCCAATTGTCGGTGTGCACAACTCGCACGATGACAGTTTAAACGCGAGCAATGG AACTAGTCCCGTCTCAGTGCCGGTGGCGAGCCGATTAAGACAGCGTCAGGAGTCGACGTCCTCCCTGTCCGTCGGCAGCTGGCAGATGATATCTGGCACCGGCAGCCTTCGCAGCACGGACTCGGCCACGGAATTGCACCATGCTGCCAGCCAACACCAgccgcaccatcatcatcatcaccataaccctcaccaccaccatcatcaccataataaccatcatcagcagcagcaacaacaacaacaccagccaCAGTTCCACAATGTATATAGCAATAACGTTTACGGCAACAGCCATGCTGTCGGTGGCGGAACAATATCCTCAGACACGATCGCCACGACGCCGAATGCGAATCAGCACCTGCATCATGGCGTAGGACATACAGCTGGtcaacctcctcctcctccttctggGCCACCTCATCTGCACCCGATGCAACAATCGCAAGACTCGAGCTGCTGCACACTGCTCGACGACGAATGTTTCAGCTCGTCCTACAGTCACGATTTCTACGCAAT GCGTCGTGAACGGCTGAATCAAGTGCGAACATTGTTCTACAACTGCTACTACTCGACAATCgcattcaaattcaaatccgTACCGGACTCGGCGCTCGGCAGCCTGCTCGGGAACTTTGCGGAGAAGGTAGGACTTGCCCACCGGACCTCGGTTTAG